A region from the Aliarcobacter thereius LMG 24486 genome encodes:
- a CDS encoding class I SAM-dependent methyltransferase → MQNINNYLSLLLAQQKTEILELALELKIFKLIEENINTIFIISSKININEHKTKILLDSLVFMELLDINQDKYLNTKFAKESFIYGASSYCGDVFLHRKQLAENGKKMMKSMFEEKKELEEIKIAKLWADASKKFLKQEQKNLISPIALNIIKNLKDFNSFKTMLDLGCASGIIGLEITKNHPTLKTTLFDYEEVTNVAKEHIKEYGLENRVKVLSGDIQSDNIGEKYDLIWCSNIFYFLKDKKEVIKKIYDALNPNGIIVSCHVEIDTKNSLDEDSFFYFLSLNMQGKNILKPMELSDIFEEVGFKSINSYTTYKTPMTPSQIHICRK, encoded by the coding sequence ATGCAAAATATAAACAACTATTTATCACTACTGTTAGCTCAACAAAAAACCGAGATTTTAGAACTAGCTTTGGAGTTAAAAATCTTTAAATTAATAGAAGAGAATATAAATACAATTTTTATAATCTCTTCAAAAATAAATATAAATGAACATAAAACAAAAATATTATTAGATAGTTTAGTTTTTATGGAACTTTTGGACATAAATCAAGACAAATATCTCAATACAAAATTTGCTAAAGAATCTTTTATTTATGGAGCTTCTTCATATTGTGGTGATGTTTTTTTACATAGAAAACAGCTAGCTGAAAATGGTAAAAAAATGATGAAATCAATGTTTGAAGAAAAAAAAGAGCTAGAAGAAATAAAAATAGCAAAACTTTGGGCAGATGCTTCAAAAAAGTTTTTAAAACAAGAACAAAAAAATCTTATCTCTCCAATAGCACTTAATATTATAAAAAATCTAAAAGATTTCAACTCTTTTAAAACTATGTTGGATTTAGGTTGTGCATCAGGGATTATTGGTTTAGAAATTACAAAAAATCACCCTACACTAAAAACAACTTTATTTGATTATGAAGAAGTTACAAATGTTGCAAAAGAGCATATAAAAGAGTATGGTTTAGAAAATCGTGTAAAAGTTTTAAGTGGAGATATACAAAGTGATAATATTGGAGAAAAATATGATTTGATTTGGTGTAGCAATATATTTTATTTCCTAAAAGATAAGAAAGAAGTAATAAAAAAAATTTATGATGCTTTAAATCCAAATGGAATAATAGTAAGTTGCCATGTAGAAATTGATACAAAAAATAGCCTTGATGAAGATAGTTTTTTCTATTTTCTATCTTTAAATATGCAAGGTAAAAATATCTTAAAACCTATGGAATTATCTGATATATTTGAAGAAGTTGGATTTAAATCAATAAATTCATACACAACATATAAAACACCTATGACTCCAAGTCAAATCCATATTTGTAGGAAATAA